The following proteins are co-located in the Marinomonas profundi genome:
- the vapB gene encoding type II toxin-antitoxin system VapB family antitoxin has protein sequence MERASIFKSNKSQALRLPKLVAYPDTVKQVDIVVQGRARIIMPAGESWDTWFDSEGVSADFMSSREEPAHQDRESF, from the coding sequence ATGGAGCGAGCAAGTATTTTTAAGAGTAACAAGAGTCAGGCACTGCGACTTCCAAAGCTGGTAGCTTACCCTGATACCGTTAAGCAGGTAGATATTGTAGTGCAAGGACGAGCTCGCATTATTATGCCTGCCGGAGAGTCGTGGGATACTTGGTTCGATAGCGAAGGTGTGTCAGCCGATTTTATGTCTAGCCGGGAAGAGCCTGCTCATCAAGATCGAGAGTCTTTTTAA
- the serS gene encoding serine--tRNA ligase, producing MLDIKALRADPEAIAAQLKKKGYELDVATFSSLEERRKSIQVETEQLQQARNSVSKEIGQAMKSGDKDKAAQLKAQTATLGDDLEAAKTQLTQVQEALESLLEGIPNLPHASVPEGKSEDDNIEIRRWGEPKQFDFEPKDHVDLGEALEMLDFEAAVKITGSRFAVMHSDLARLHRALTQFMINTHADLHGYTEVYVPYLVNAHSLKGTGQLPKFEADLFKVPVDKDSGNNDLYLIPTAEVPVTNLVRDEILNDADLHKKFVAHTPCFRSEAGSYGRDTRGMIRQHQFEKVELVHVCRPDRSEEVLEELVGHAEAILKKLELPYRTVILCGGDLGFSAHKTYDIEVWLPGQGKYREISSCSNMCDFQARRMQARWRNPETGRPELAHTLNGSGLAVGRTLVAVLENYQNADGSVRVPDVLVPYMGGKMVLKKA from the coding sequence ATGTTAGACATTAAAGCTTTGCGCGCTGACCCAGAAGCCATTGCGGCTCAACTTAAAAAGAAAGGCTACGAGTTGGATGTGGCGACCTTTTCTTCCCTAGAAGAGCGCCGTAAAAGCATTCAGGTAGAAACGGAACAGCTGCAGCAAGCTCGCAACTCGGTATCCAAAGAAATTGGTCAGGCGATGAAGTCTGGCGATAAAGACAAAGCGGCACAATTAAAAGCCCAAACCGCTACGCTGGGTGATGATCTTGAAGCGGCAAAAACACAACTGACGCAAGTTCAAGAAGCGTTGGAAAGCTTGTTAGAGGGCATTCCAAACCTTCCTCATGCTTCTGTGCCGGAAGGTAAATCTGAAGACGACAACATTGAAATTCGTCGTTGGGGTGAGCCTAAACAATTTGATTTTGAACCAAAAGACCATGTTGACCTTGGCGAAGCCTTGGAAATGCTCGATTTCGAAGCGGCGGTAAAGATTACGGGCTCTCGCTTTGCGGTGATGCATTCTGATTTGGCGCGCCTGCACCGTGCGTTGACGCAGTTTATGATCAATACGCATGCTGATTTGCATGGTTACACTGAAGTCTATGTGCCTTACTTGGTAAACGCTCACTCCCTAAAAGGTACAGGGCAGCTGCCTAAGTTTGAAGCCGATTTGTTTAAAGTGCCGGTGGATAAAGACAGCGGAAACAATGATCTGTATCTGATCCCCACCGCAGAAGTGCCGGTCACCAATTTGGTGCGTGATGAGATCCTTAATGATGCAGATTTGCATAAAAAGTTTGTTGCTCATACGCCGTGTTTCCGCAGTGAAGCGGGCAGTTATGGTCGTGATACGCGTGGTATGATTCGTCAACATCAATTTGAAAAAGTCGAATTGGTGCATGTTTGCCGTCCAGATCGCTCAGAAGAGGTGCTGGAAGAGTTGGTGGGTCACGCGGAAGCGATTCTGAAAAAACTAGAATTGCCTTACCGCACGGTAATCTTGTGTGGTGGTGATCTGGGTTTCTCTGCGCACAAAACCTATGACATTGAAGTGTGGTTGCCAGGGCAAGGCAAATACCGTGAGATTTCTTCTTGTTCTAACATGTGTGATTTCCAAGCTCGCCGTATGCAAGCGCGCTGGCGCAACCCTGAAACCGGTCGTCCAGAGTTGGCACATACTTTGAATGGTTCAGGTTTAGCCGTGGGGCGTACTTTGGTCGCGGTATTGGAAAACTACCAGAATGCCGATGGCAGCGTACGTGTTCCTGATGTATTGGTACCTTATATGGGCGGCAAAATGGTTTTGAAAAAAGCCTAG
- a CDS encoding DnaT-like ssDNA-binding domain-containing protein gives MLDNDYSLPISFSMAAQIGLEETVLLTFLKQQAYLVHSDVLRIEMTRLGGQLPFWTVPMLMRFLTNLQMSQLISFQRNDDVLDIQLASSQKMAQVVKPVAEPLPKDEPLMSKMDRLHKASRTQNAEFTPQPQSKGYAAKQPVRQYDVPSSPPVVNDRRGVTDFDLYLEQKERARQPDQWQPEEATLEQITQAGIARDFALSLQTEFLLRIKEQRKNVRTWNSEFFKYVKRQWQYKQSDRSSYEGTSGSSKFTKTSREQVSDALNNIHDTDW, from the coding sequence ATGTTGGATAACGATTATTCATTACCGATATCATTTTCAATGGCGGCCCAGATAGGGTTAGAAGAAACGGTGTTGCTGACTTTTTTGAAGCAACAAGCGTATCTTGTTCATTCGGATGTATTGCGTATAGAAATGACGCGGTTAGGGGGGCAGTTGCCGTTTTGGACTGTGCCTATGTTGATGCGTTTTTTAACCAATTTGCAAATGAGTCAGTTGATTAGCTTTCAGCGCAACGACGATGTGCTCGATATTCAGTTGGCGTCTTCACAGAAAATGGCGCAAGTGGTTAAGCCTGTTGCTGAGCCACTGCCAAAAGACGAGCCATTAATGAGCAAAATGGACCGTTTGCATAAAGCTTCTCGAACACAAAATGCTGAATTCACGCCGCAGCCACAGTCTAAAGGTTATGCTGCTAAGCAACCTGTTCGACAATACGATGTGCCGTCTTCTCCTCCGGTTGTGAATGATCGTCGCGGTGTGACGGATTTTGATTTGTATTTGGAGCAAAAAGAGCGCGCTCGTCAGCCAGATCAATGGCAACCTGAAGAGGCGACGTTGGAGCAAATAACGCAAGCGGGCATTGCTCGTGATTTTGCTTTGTCTTTGCAAACGGAGTTTCTGCTAAGGATCAAAGAGCAGCGGAAAAATGTTCGAACTTGGAACAGCGAGTTTTTTAAATACGTAAAACGTCAGTGGCAATACAAACAATCAGATAGGTCTTCATATGAAGGAACCTCAGGCAGTTCAAAATTTACTAAAACCTCTAGAGAACAAGTTAGCGACGCCCTCAACAACATCCACGACACCGACTGGTGA
- a CDS encoding DsrE family protein, which translates to MKHTLIHLNSSPYSSLACKEGLDLALVLATFEQPVDLCLSGAALALLTLKQNPTTEQGKNLHKLLDGLEFYDIENVFIQANQRLDPNTTWQGIQPLNDAEWHAMFSHYPQVFRF; encoded by the coding sequence ATGAAACACACCTTAATCCATCTAAACAGCAGCCCCTATTCTAGCTTGGCCTGCAAAGAGGGCCTTGACCTTGCTTTGGTTTTAGCCACCTTTGAGCAACCCGTCGATCTGTGCCTATCGGGAGCCGCTTTGGCGCTTTTAACCCTTAAGCAAAACCCCACAACCGAGCAAGGCAAGAATTTGCACAAGCTACTAGATGGCCTCGAATTTTACGACATTGAAAACGTCTTCATTCAAGCCAATCAACGGCTTGATCCCAATACCACGTGGCAAGGCATTCAACCGCTCAATGATGCAGAATGGCATGCCATGTTTTCCCACTACCCACAGGTTTTTCGGTTTTAA
- a CDS encoding replication protein P produces MKEPQAVQNLLKPLENKLATPSTTSTTPTGEYGSGNPEYSKGNTSRESGPTEAEQQTRVLVNMLFARFKAIYTHKFASAYSTTDEVKLAKREWAIALKGFQEPLLAYAVERTKEVHAWPPTISEFLKLISTAYKAYGLADPRSAYLEACACRSDPLQYKWRHPAVFFAGSEVGWYKLKSEEERVTWPLFEQSYLKIVDRVIAGERLIIPKVIMIENKQTLSVAALASKIASDLSVTTGQTVTEEQIAPLLYYTQKTYGSGVRLRYREISQQKLLKMGYKEKLPE; encoded by the coding sequence ATGAAGGAACCTCAGGCAGTTCAAAATTTACTAAAACCTCTAGAGAACAAGTTAGCGACGCCCTCAACAACATCCACGACACCGACTGGTGAGTATGGCTCTGGCAACCCAGAGTATAGCAAGGGGAATACCAGTCGCGAATCGGGCCCAACAGAGGCAGAGCAGCAGACTCGTGTTCTAGTGAATATGCTGTTTGCGCGCTTTAAGGCCATTTATACCCATAAATTTGCCTCGGCCTACAGCACGACAGACGAAGTAAAATTAGCCAAGCGTGAGTGGGCCATTGCATTAAAAGGTTTTCAGGAACCTCTGCTGGCTTATGCGGTGGAACGTACAAAGGAAGTGCATGCATGGCCGCCAACCATCTCGGAATTTTTAAAGTTAATTAGTACGGCGTATAAAGCCTACGGCTTAGCCGATCCTCGTTCTGCGTATCTTGAGGCGTGTGCCTGTCGTTCGGACCCTTTGCAATATAAGTGGCGTCATCCTGCGGTGTTTTTTGCTGGATCGGAAGTGGGTTGGTATAAATTAAAGTCAGAAGAAGAGCGCGTGACTTGGCCGCTGTTCGAGCAAAGCTATTTAAAAATAGTCGATAGGGTGATCGCAGGTGAGCGTTTGATCATTCCTAAAGTCATTATGATCGAAAATAAACAAACATTGAGCGTGGCCGCGTTAGCAAGTAAGATCGCCAGCGACCTATCGGTTACCACAGGGCAAACCGTCACCGAAGAGCAAATCGCGCCTTTGCTGTATTACACGCAAAAAACCTATGGCTCTGGTGTACGTCTTCGTTACCGCGAAATAAGTCAGCAAAAGCTTTTAAAAATGGGCTACAAAGAAAAGCTTCCAGAGTAA
- the crcB gene encoding fluoride efflux transporter CrcB, producing the protein MMYFMIAFGGAFGALSRYGMTRWINTTWHHHFPLATLLVNVLGCVLMGIAFVIVSERMPSLEPYRPLVMVGFLGAFTTFSTFSLEIVSLINMQAWLSAISYLLLSCILGVVGLAVGIAVTRVF; encoded by the coding sequence ATGATGTATTTTATGATTGCTTTTGGTGGAGCGTTTGGTGCCTTGAGTCGTTATGGTATGACAAGGTGGATTAACACCACTTGGCATCACCATTTTCCGCTGGCGACCCTGCTTGTTAATGTTTTGGGCTGTGTGTTGATGGGCATTGCGTTTGTGATTGTTAGTGAGCGTATGCCGTCGCTTGAGCCTTATCGACCGCTTGTTATGGTGGGTTTTTTAGGTGCGTTTACGACTTTTTCGACTTTTTCGTTGGAAATTGTCTCACTTATTAACATGCAGGCTTGGCTAAGTGCCATAAGCTATTTATTATTGAGTTGCATTTTAGGTGTTGTTGGTTTGGCGGTTGGAATCGCGGTAACACGTGTATTTTAA
- the tusD gene encoding sulfurtransferase complex subunit TusD — protein MQYTLFITGSPYQSKACHTALRFIRAALNTYPNSIKGVFFYEDAVLIGNQTAQPPRDEINLTHAWQEIAQQHNVPLYLCIAAAVRRGIISESESRRYELDQHTLADHFQLEGLGTLVDLMNTTNNVIQFR, from the coding sequence ATGCAATACACCCTGTTTATTACAGGTTCCCCATATCAAAGCAAAGCTTGCCACACGGCACTGCGCTTTATTCGAGCCGCCTTAAATACATACCCTAATAGCATCAAAGGGGTGTTTTTTTATGAAGATGCGGTGCTGATTGGCAACCAAACAGCGCAACCACCCAGAGACGAGATAAACCTGACGCACGCTTGGCAAGAGATCGCACAACAACACAATGTGCCCTTGTATTTGTGCATCGCCGCCGCGGTAAGACGAGGCATTATCAGCGAAAGTGAAAGTCGTCGTTATGAACTGGACCAACACACCCTAGCCGACCACTTTCAGCTTGAAGGTTTAGGCACACTGGTTGACCTAATGAACACCACCAACAACGTCATTCAGTTTAGGTAA
- the lolA gene encoding outer membrane lipoprotein chaperone LolA yields MLNKLIAITVLGVVLAFQSVTVQAEDAINNIENLLEMNRNIEGEFRQVTYDEKGKQLQVSEGIFLLAKPNQFVWDSVTPFAQRIISDGKYITVWDVDLEQATKKPLSGAVGNSPAALLGQPAAEVLPHYEVTALGKEKFSLAPKEDQDLFQTLTLSFRDKVISAMSILDALGQTTVIEFKNVETHEGVAKENFVLDLPDNVDVIVEGQ; encoded by the coding sequence TTGTTAAATAAATTGATCGCCATTACGGTGCTTGGGGTTGTTCTCGCGTTTCAGTCTGTGACCGTACAGGCTGAAGACGCCATAAATAACATTGAAAATTTGTTGGAAATGAACCGCAATATTGAAGGGGAATTTCGCCAAGTGACTTACGATGAAAAAGGCAAGCAGTTGCAAGTCAGCGAAGGGATTTTCTTACTGGCGAAGCCTAATCAGTTTGTTTGGGACAGTGTGACACCCTTTGCGCAACGGATTATTTCTGATGGTAAATATATTACCGTCTGGGATGTGGATTTAGAGCAAGCAACCAAAAAGCCTTTGTCTGGTGCGGTGGGGAATTCCCCAGCGGCCTTGTTGGGGCAGCCTGCTGCAGAAGTGTTGCCGCACTATGAGGTAACCGCGTTAGGCAAAGAGAAATTCAGTTTGGCGCCGAAAGAAGACCAAGACCTATTTCAAACCTTGACCTTATCATTCCGTGACAAAGTGATTAGCGCCATGAGTATTTTGGACGCGCTAGGCCAGACGACGGTGATTGAGTTCAAAAATGTTGAAACACATGAAGGCGTGGCGAAAGAGAATTTTGTTTTAGATTTGCCCGATAATGTGGATGTGATTGTAGAAGGTCAGTAA
- the hpf gene encoding ribosome hibernation-promoting factor, HPF/YfiA family gives MYTTKISGHHIDITPAITEHINEKLTKVSKLTDQITSVNITLLKDSKCQKAEATLHLPGKDLFAAASSEDRLFYAIDNMIDKLARQIDKHKTKQASTHHKSMEIH, from the coding sequence ATGTACACAACTAAAATTTCTGGACATCACATCGACATCACGCCCGCCATAACAGAACACATTAACGAAAAGCTTACCAAGGTATCTAAGCTGACCGACCAAATAACATCCGTTAACATCACCTTATTAAAAGACAGCAAGTGCCAAAAAGCCGAAGCAACATTGCATCTACCTGGCAAGGACCTATTTGCCGCAGCGTCTTCTGAAGACAGATTATTTTACGCCATAGACAATATGATCGATAAGCTGGCTCGACAAATAGACAAACATAAAACCAAGCAGGCCAGTACCCACCACAAGAGCATGGAAATTCATTAA
- the cobA gene encoding uroporphyrinogen-III C-methyltransferase has protein sequence MTGKVYLIGAGPGDPELLTLKAYRLLKMADVVLYDRLVGKDIIALIPESAEKMYVGKAKSLHSLPQEEINSLLAAKAKEGHMVVRLKGGDPFIFGRGGEELEELIEEGVPFEVVPGVTAAAGCAAYAGIPLTHRDYAQSVRFLTGHLKDGTTELPWEELVHPAQTLVIYMGLTGLKDITQSLMRFGMSPSMPVAIVEKGTTSEQRVFTSTIQDVYEVSIANDAKSPALLIIGEVVTLHKKLEWYGKY, from the coding sequence ATGACGGGCAAGGTCTATTTGATTGGTGCGGGTCCAGGTGATCCTGAGTTGTTGACGTTAAAAGCGTATCGTTTATTAAAAATGGCCGATGTGGTTTTGTATGATCGCTTGGTTGGCAAAGACATTATTGCGCTCATTCCTGAGTCAGCCGAAAAAATGTACGTGGGAAAAGCTAAGTCTCTGCACAGTCTTCCACAAGAGGAGATTAACAGTCTGCTTGCCGCTAAGGCAAAAGAGGGTCATATGGTGGTTCGCCTAAAAGGCGGCGATCCTTTTATCTTTGGGCGAGGTGGAGAGGAGCTTGAGGAGTTAATAGAAGAAGGTGTGCCTTTTGAAGTGGTTCCGGGTGTCACTGCGGCAGCAGGTTGTGCGGCTTATGCGGGGATTCCTTTAACCCATCGAGATTATGCTCAGTCGGTTCGATTCCTCACAGGTCATTTGAAAGACGGCACAACAGAGTTACCTTGGGAGGAGTTGGTGCATCCAGCGCAGACCTTGGTCATTTATATGGGCTTAACAGGCCTTAAAGACATCACTCAGTCGTTGATGCGCTTTGGTATGAGTCCATCTATGCCGGTAGCGATTGTGGAAAAAGGCACCACTAGTGAACAGCGAGTGTTCACTTCCACTATCCAAGATGTGTATGAGGTATCGATAGCAAATGACGCTAAATCCCCAGCATTATTGATCATTGGGGAAGTGGTGACCTTGCATAAAAAATTAGAATGGTACGGAAAATATTGA
- a CDS encoding DsrH/TusB family sulfur metabolism protein, with the protein MQLHQINQLDYPATLETTWQNSLQSGDQILLIEAGILRIIQHADAMQKLIAEKNITLYYLQSDATAYGLSPNLGTALSDEKWVELTFAAKANISW; encoded by the coding sequence ATGCAACTTCACCAAATAAATCAACTCGACTACCCAGCAACACTGGAAACAACATGGCAAAATAGCCTACAAAGCGGCGACCAAATATTGCTGATTGAAGCCGGCATTTTGCGAATCATCCAACACGCCGATGCAATGCAAAAATTAATCGCAGAAAAAAACATTACACTCTATTATTTGCAAAGCGATGCAACGGCTTATGGCCTTTCACCCAATCTAGGAACAGCCTTATCAGATGAAAAATGGGTCGAATTAACCTTTGCCGCCAAAGCAAACATAAGTTGGTAA
- a CDS encoding replication-associated recombination protein A has product MKDLFSDNLFSAIPTEAYQPLAARMRPTRLDDYIGQSHLVGPGKPLRRMVETGHCHSFILWGPPGVGKTTFAKLLSHALDAQFIEISAVMSGVKEIRAAVDQAKQLRMMNGTQTVLFVDEVHRFNKSQQDAFLPFIEDGTFLFIGATTENPAFELNSALLSRARVYRLKTPTADDIKQALVRALQSDEKGIANGSQGNSLQIDEYFLSVLAQAADGDIRRGLNFLEILSDLVEPGSQVTQAQLEDVLGGSVRRFDRKGDVFYDQISAFHKSVRGSSPDGALYWMARMLDGGCDPLYIARRLLAIASEDIGNADPRALQIGLNAWDVFERVGPGEGNRAIAQAAVYMACAPKSNAVYKAFNQAMSDVAAQPSYEVPVHLRNAPTSLAKSMGHGDEYRYAHNEEHAYAAGENYLPEELADRRFYQPTDRGLEKKINDKLAWLADLDDQSPQQRYES; this is encoded by the coding sequence ATGAAAGACCTTTTCTCGGACAATCTTTTTTCAGCCATACCAACAGAGGCGTATCAGCCTCTGGCGGCCAGAATGCGACCAACCCGCTTGGATGATTATATCGGACAATCGCACTTGGTGGGGCCGGGAAAGCCGTTACGCAGAATGGTCGAAACAGGTCATTGTCATTCTTTTATTCTGTGGGGGCCGCCGGGCGTGGGTAAAACCACCTTTGCGAAGCTGTTGTCTCATGCGCTTGATGCGCAGTTTATTGAGATATCGGCGGTTATGTCGGGGGTAAAAGAGATTCGTGCGGCGGTTGATCAAGCCAAGCAATTGCGCATGATGAATGGCACTCAGACGGTGTTGTTTGTAGATGAAGTGCATCGCTTCAATAAGTCTCAGCAAGATGCGTTTTTGCCTTTTATTGAAGATGGCACCTTTTTGTTTATTGGTGCCACTACGGAAAATCCGGCCTTTGAATTGAATTCTGCTTTGTTGTCGAGAGCGCGTGTTTATCGCTTAAAAACGCCAACCGCCGACGACATTAAGCAGGCGTTGGTTCGTGCCTTGCAGAGCGATGAAAAAGGTATTGCCAACGGTTCTCAAGGAAATAGCCTTCAAATAGACGAGTATTTTTTGTCTGTTTTGGCGCAAGCCGCTGATGGGGATATTCGTCGCGGTCTCAACTTTTTAGAAATTTTGTCGGATCTGGTGGAGCCTGGAAGTCAGGTGACACAGGCGCAACTTGAAGATGTGCTGGGCGGCAGTGTGCGGCGTTTTGATCGTAAAGGCGATGTGTTTTACGACCAAATTTCGGCGTTTCATAAGTCTGTTCGTGGTTCTTCGCCTGATGGTGCCTTGTATTGGATGGCGCGCATGCTCGACGGAGGTTGTGATCCTTTGTATATTGCGCGCCGCTTGCTCGCTATTGCCTCAGAAGACATTGGTAATGCCGATCCGCGTGCCTTGCAAATTGGTTTAAACGCATGGGATGTGTTTGAGCGTGTTGGGCCCGGTGAGGGTAATCGAGCGATTGCCCAAGCGGCGGTGTATATGGCGTGTGCGCCTAAGAGCAACGCAGTGTACAAAGCTTTTAATCAGGCGATGTCTGATGTTGCGGCACAGCCCAGTTATGAGGTGCCGGTTCACTTGCGTAATGCGCCGACCTCGTTGGCGAAAAGCATGGGACATGGGGATGAATATCGCTATGCCCATAATGAAGAGCACGCTTATGCGGCGGGTGAGAACTATCTGCCAGAAGAATTGGCTGATAGGCGTTTTTATCAGCCGACGGATCGCGGCTTAGAGAAAAAAATTAATGATAAGTTGGCTTGGTTAGCCGATTTAGACGATCAAAGCCCGCAACAGCGTTATGAGTCTTAG
- the vapC gene encoding type II toxin-antitoxin system tRNA(fMet)-specific endonuclease VapC, with protein sequence MLDTNIAIYTIKNKPKEVREAFKAHDGQMCISIITLMELIYGAEASAAVDRNLREIEGFAARLEVLPYGSDAATHTGQLRAELKKIGRPIGPYDEMIAGHARSLGLIVVTNNIKQFENAPGIRLVNWVN encoded by the coding sequence ATGCTTGATACAAATATTGCTATTTACACTATCAAAAATAAGCCTAAGGAAGTGCGCGAAGCATTCAAGGCCCATGATGGTCAGATGTGTATTTCGATAATCACACTGATGGAGCTGATTTACGGTGCAGAGGCATCTGCTGCGGTAGATCGAAATCTTCGAGAAATTGAGGGATTTGCTGCGCGTTTAGAGGTATTGCCTTATGGCAGTGATGCAGCGACTCATACTGGTCAGCTTAGAGCGGAGTTGAAGAAAATAGGTCGTCCTATTGGTCCTTATGATGAAATGATCGCGGGTCACGCTAGATCGCTGGGTTTGATTGTGGTTACCAATAATATAAAGCAATTTGAAAATGCGCCAGGTATTCGATTGGTCAATTGGGTTAATTAA
- a CDS encoding Bax inhibitor-1/YccA family protein, protein MRYNEALSSSTHSSQAANKTLRNTYGLLSLTLLFSAFTAGVSMALNLPHPGLIITLVGFYGLLFLTHKCQNSALGLLCVFALTGFMGITLGPILSMYLSLPNGASLIMSALGITGLSFLGLSAYALVSKRDFSFLNGFITVGFFVLLFAVIAGFFVQMPALQIFISAGFALFSAAVILMQTNQIVRGGETNYIMATVTLYVSLYNMFLSVLSLLGMARDE, encoded by the coding sequence ATGCGTTACAATGAAGCCCTCTCGTCGTCGACACACTCGTCACAAGCGGCCAACAAAACGCTCCGCAATACTTACGGACTGTTGTCGCTCACCTTATTGTTCAGCGCCTTCACTGCGGGCGTGAGCATGGCACTAAATCTACCTCATCCGGGTTTGATTATTACTTTAGTAGGCTTCTATGGCTTGCTGTTTTTAACGCATAAATGCCAAAACAGCGCACTTGGCCTGCTTTGCGTCTTCGCGTTAACGGGTTTTATGGGGATCACGCTAGGACCTATCCTAAGCATGTACCTTAGCCTACCCAACGGTGCCAGCTTAATTATGAGCGCACTCGGCATTACGGGGCTGTCGTTCCTTGGCTTATCTGCGTATGCCTTGGTATCAAAAAGAGACTTTAGTTTCTTAAACGGTTTCATCACAGTGGGCTTTTTTGTTTTGCTATTCGCTGTCATCGCTGGCTTTTTCGTACAAATGCCAGCGTTGCAAATTTTCATCTCCGCAGGCTTTGCGCTATTTTCTGCGGCCGTGATCTTGATGCAAACCAATCAAATTGTCCGTGGTGGTGAAACCAACTACATCATGGCGACAGTGACATTGTATGTGTCTCTATACAACATGTTCCTAAGCGTATTATCACTACTAGGTATGGCTCGCGACGAGTAA
- a CDS encoding TusE/DsrC/DsvC family sulfur relay protein codes for MTDKNLALDEEGYLLNLQDWTPELANQLAQELELELTDAHWEIITLLREFYQEFEVSPAMRPLVKAVSKKLGAEKGRSIYLMTLFPGSPPKLAAKIAGLPKPANCL; via the coding sequence ATGACAGACAAAAATTTAGCACTCGATGAAGAAGGTTACTTACTGAATTTACAAGACTGGACGCCCGAGCTTGCCAATCAACTAGCCCAAGAGCTTGAACTAGAATTAACAGACGCCCATTGGGAAATTATTACTTTATTGCGCGAATTTTACCAAGAATTTGAAGTGTCGCCCGCGATGCGCCCACTGGTCAAAGCCGTTAGCAAAAAGCTTGGGGCTGAAAAAGGTCGCAGTATTTATTTAATGACGCTTTTTCCCGGCAGCCCGCCTAAACTCGCGGCAAAAATTGCAGGCCTTCCCAAACCTGCGAATTGCCTTTAA